TACTGTACCACAAACAAAGGACTCTTCTGTACTTGGTAGCTAAACTCAATTTCAATGTTAATAAATGTGCTAACTTATATTTGGATATAGAATAGCAATCACGCAAGGCGTCACAGATTCTGTATGTTATTGTATGTGGCCTATAATACAGTGCTATTTTGATTCGCTGCGAAGCTGTTGATTTGTGGTATACAGAGTCAAAGTACATCGTAGTGCATTAGattgttatatacagtacattaaattAAGGTATTccttatgtactgtatatgtctATTTACAGGGGATGTTGGAAGACAATTTATTATTTCGCAACCAAGATGCATGTGAGCTAATGGGTAACATCACATGTATTTGTAGCAATAAGACGGGTGTGCTAACACAAAGCAATATGGAggttaaaaaatgttacatcGCTGACAGACTGCATGACTTTGAGAAAAGACAGAGTATGTCCGAAACAATTGGACCTTGCGCCAACAGATATCTTGGAAAAATTAACCAAGAAATCATGAAGCTTCTTCAAGAAAGTATTGCAGTTAACAGTGAATATGCCACGCAGATATATGTAAGTGATGTGAGGGTAGTATAACTATATATTGCatcattacaatttatttaatattttgaaggTCTAACAGTATATATAACACATGCTATCAAGCACAAGTAATTGAAAAGTAAAATGACATGTTGTAAACTGGTTTTAACTGGTACTTGTTGACTTTAATCTGGAAATGTTTTAATACTTAACTTACTAGTTTACATCAGTTATTGTATCATTAAACTAGTTACTGCAATTAACTGGCTTTAACTGGAATTTTCTTATTGGTTTTTTAAACTGGCACCTCtagaacatttttttcataatttttttttagcaaaTTGGAAACAAATTGCATCAAGTTGGAGACCAAACTGACTGTGCATTGTTAAACTTTATCGGTGAGATCTGCTACAGGACCCTTCGTAATAAATGGCCAGAAGAAAGACTGGAACAAGCCTACACCTTTGATTCGAATAGTAGATTCATGGGTACATTTATCGAAACAGAGGATGCAAATGCTGAACCAATATGGCGACTGTATGTTAAAGGCGCTGTTGAAATTATATTCAATAGGTATTCCATTCAATCTTATATAGCTTTAATAGCACACCCATTAAGTATATCCTTGTTATTTGATGggttaatttcatattattataacattggttaTTTTGTTCTATTCAACAGTAACATTTCTATCCAATGGTTCTATTCAACAACAAGCTCATGACAATTTTTTATTGTACAATGGTATATGTTGATAAAAAATATTGCAATGAAATCCAACCAGTTCTAGCCTTTGACAAATGATTGATAGCAAATTGTTGTgttgataaacaaataaaaaccaaaataaatgaTTCAATAAAGAATATCATGTGTTCATTGAATGGAGagattattttcattcattgaCATTTTCAAATCTATTTTCCAGTTGTTCTTACATTTTGGATGCTGAAGGACAATCTCAAGAGTTGACCAGTGAGCTGCGTGATGAGTTGAAGACAACGTTTAAAGAGATGTCGTTACCAGGGTTGCGGATGGTGTGTCTAGCCTATAGAGACTTCGCACAAAAACCGAGTTTGAAGTATTCTACCAAATATGACAATGTGTCGCATTTGACGTTTATTTCTGTTATTGCTCTGTCTAATCCAGTCAGAAATAACGTAAGTATAGAGATAAAAAGACTTTATCACTTTAATATATTCACTATGAGGtagaatttaaatattttaatatcaaattaattatctttacaataaaattgatcaaatgtatgttttttaacACAGTCCAGATCTGCAGTTGAGTCTTGCCAAGATGGAGGTATCAATGTTAGAATGCTCACTGGTGATGATATGAATGCAGCACATGATGTTGCTGTGGATACAGGTATACTAAATGTAAAGACAGATGACTTGGCGATGGAAAGCCGTGATTTTAATCAAAGTTTATCACAATCAAGAGGCAAGGTATAAGATTCTGTTCATTAACATATTAgtattaaatgtatatttacTTTTATTGAGAGAAATAATGTTGCTTGAGATGGTATACAAAGTATTTTTTTATGGATATtctttaatttcaaattttatttatttatttattttacaaccaCTTTCATTGTTTTGTCAATCATCTCTCAAGTTTAAAATCATCATCCACCATCATCAAAAGCACCATCATCACTaacaccaccatcatcatcatcatcatcaccaacaccaccatcatcatcattaactGCCTTATCACCAGCATCAACATCAAtaacaccatcatcatcacctaccaccaccatcatcaccTACCACCATCACCATCATTTGCATCTACACCATCACCGTCATTACCACctaccaccatcatcatcacctaCCACCATCATCCTCACCTACCACCATCATCAACACCACCGTCATCATCAACACCaccgtcatcatcatcaccaacaccatcatcattatcattaactGCGTTATCACCAGCATCAACATCAATAACACCATTACTATCATCAGCACCTACCACCACCATCCTCACCTACCACCATCATTACCACctaccaccatcatcatcacctaCCACCATCATCCTCACCTATCACCATTATCCTCACCTACCATTATCATCACCTACCACCACCATCAGCAGCACCTACCACCACCATCAGCACCTACCACCGCCATGATAACctaccaccatcatcatcatcatcacctaCCCCTATCATCATCACCTACCACCATCATCACCTaccataatcatcatcatcatcaccacctaCCATCACCATCAGCACctaccaccatcatcatcacctaCCACCATCATGACctaccaccatcatcatcatgacctaccaccatcaccatcattaGCACCTACCACTATAATCATCACCTACCACTATCATCAACACCACCATCActatcaccaccatcatcaacACCACCTCCATCAACATCACCACTACCaccttcatcatcatcataagcAGCAGCAACTACCcaccatcattgtcatcattaccACTTGCAACACCCTCATTTCAACAACTGCATCACTAACACTACCTGCATCACCACCAacttcattatcatcatcagcaCTGGTATCACCATCACAACTTATATCACCGCCATTACCAACCCCACCTACATCACCGATATTCTGCTTTCATTCAGTACAATATCATGCAGCGATTAAAGGTTCTTTCAAGAGCTCACTTTGATGACAAGGAGTGCATAGTGGGGTGTGTAACTGGTGCTAGCAGACGTGAGGTGTTAGCTGTAACAGGACGTCGCAGTAAAGAGGCTGCTCTCTTTGAAAAATCACACATTGGTCTAGCAATGGTAAGACACTATTACTTAATCAAAGGTTCAGTAGATGCTAAATTTTGACAACTTAAGGTATAGTACATACTGAATGCACATTtgtatgtatattaatattagttatgACCTTGTATTCAGGTCAGTAATCAGATCCTCCAATTAGATTAGAGCTTGCTTGCTTACAATCCCACATCCTCTCTCACAGAGTACcatgatttttatttaaataagaaAACCGTTGCCGCTGTGGTACAAAGCTTTGCTTCACCTGATTAAGGATCAGTTATGTTTTAAACCATTGATTATTGCGCTATATTTGAATATATTAGAGTGATAttcttaataattatgttaacaGGGTACCACTGCAACACTAGATGCCAAGGGGGCAGCAGATATAATCCTGCAAGATGACAGCTTCCATAGCATCAAGCAAGCTGTCATGTGGGGGCGCCATATTTGGGATTCAACAGCAAAATACTTGCAGTACCAACTCTCATTGGCATTTTCCCTTGTGTTGGCGGTAATAATAGGTATAGCATGTTCAACAGTAAGTATATctaattatttacagtaaaactcATACGTTGCATTCATATACAGTACACTTTACGATGGCAAAATAAAAGGATTTATGTGGTCAACTTGAAGATAATCTTTAAGGGgacaaagaacttataacacaagaatctcctgtctGTCAATTATGCATTGAAAATAACATGGTTATAAAGGTTACACAGGGCACCGCCATTCTGACAGCGCCCTCACCAAAATATAAAGGTAAAACACTAATATTCCTGTAGAGATCTCCATGACAAGGATATGAAACTTGCACATGCATTCCGGAGCTGAAACGTCCCTGGGCAAAAAAGGCCTAAATGCATACTCTTCGAATACACAGACATATTTAGGGCGCACTACTCCATGATTAAAAATATTGCCATCTATTGACATTCTATTCTACAATGCCTTTTGAAATGTTACCTGTTTTTGATGGACAGGATATTTATGTGTTATATTGTAGGTATTTTGGCCATATAGATATTCTGTTGTAACATCCAGTAACTATCTCAATTGTCTTATTAATAGAGGCTTAAATCAATCTCATACTCTAAAACCTTAGATTATTTGAAAGGAGTTTTGATGtacaatattacattaaaaacaatgccTAAATATTTCAACCTCAGAACAATATATATAGTGCTAGGTTGTGAAAcatattattaccccggtcatttttggatcagACACGTatggaaaaaaaatacagttaGTAGTCAGCGCAAATTTTTACCTTACCAGGTAAAGTGACTTGCCTAAAGATACAACCACgctctcacgatcagtagtccaacgttCAACAAACTCCTCATACTGTAAATCTATACAAACAGCAAAATAAAAGAAGCATCTGTTGAAACgtgttcatgtttttatttagggAACACCATTGAAATCTTGTCACCTTCTTTGGCTTTACTTCATCATCAACTGCGCTGtgattatcattttaatgagaGAAACCCCGAGTCAATCAGCCATGCAACGTGTGTCGCAAGGCTGGTATAAGCCATTGTTGTCTCGTATCAAACTACGTTTTATAATCGGACATGGTGTTTATCAGCTTCTTGTTATCTTGATTATTTATTTACGTGGTAAGAATAATTTggtttcttttttgttgattaaagatgtattgtctccctgaaaaataatgttttacttttttttgttgcatatgccattttaatgtcacaatggctatccactttgaccaaaaattggatctaaaccaaatttatttacctgaaaaaactttaatttaGAGCAAAAAATTActgctgccagccaatggatttttggttgaatttaaccatttattatattattttataagtgagaacattattttttttttcattttttttctacggaagtgattaactttattaaaactacaaaataacctattcaaagtctgatttaattaatcttcatttttcatgtttttgggggacaatatatctttaaatgaaTTGCCAATTCAACTTCAGTTCAGTAAGCGCTAGTTAATTATAAGACTAAACATGTTGCTGTTATGGTGCTAATTATAACGACCTTGATTACAACCCTGAGAGGTTGAAAACTCATCttttttctaatttatattttgttacatttttatcTTAATGTGCTCTTATCAGTTTGGAAAAGTGCTTAGCAATTTGTTATTAATTCCTAATATACAATTAATCACAAAGAAATAAGTTGCGTTAAATCGTtcctattaatattttttttgtttacagggGATAATGAAATGTTATTTGATATCGATAATGGACAGACAACAGGTGTTCGTTCTGCTGCTTCCGTACACATGACACTAGTTTTCAACGTGACCGTTCTTATGACAGTTGTCAACGCATTCAACACGAGGAAGGTGTACGGTGAAAGAAACATTGTAGCTGAGACTGAGGGCAGCCAAATAAAATGGATTATATTCTTTTTTATATCAATTTCATTTCAAGTAAGTTCAGTATTAAAGGGTAGCTCCGTGTTAAAAATATCTagtgtttataataaaatatttgcaACATCTAATATAAAAAACCCACTTTATTTTTGACAGCAGAATGATCAAAATAAGCCTTTTCTTTCAAAAGTGGCGCTTTAAAAAAAGCACTTATTTCCTAATGCATGTTCTGTTTCACTGTTCTCAGAAACTTAAGTGAGGTTATAATAAATGTGGTTTCAaaagtttatatttaaaaaataaacaataggaGTTTTTAACTGGGAGCTACCCTTAATAATTACATGTGAAGGCATTTTTCAGTTTTATGTCAGCTAACCAGATGAATGGTCCCAGGACGGGAAACGCTACCCCTACCCCTACTTTTCCGAAAGGTTctctgggttctttaaagtgcacatgatcTAGATGTGTACACTCGACCTCCTGTTTtaatccgagaagacttgttctaatTTACGATCCAATAATAAGATGCTTTTATTTCAACCGAAATCTCATCACTCGTTTGGAAATCGTGCTTTTTCTATTAATGCTCCACGTCTATGGAATGACATTCCTGAATGGATTAGGCATTACCATACAATTAATTCTTTtcaaaaatcattaaaatcatACCTTTTTGCTGAGGCATATGGTATTAATGAAGCATAAAGAAACAGTGTTGTGAttagcgccttgagcacttttagtgggtatgtgcgctatataaattgctatattattattattatacaatgtaAGGAGTGccttgaacctgtgccgattgtatttatatatggTCAGCCACTcaattgtat
This DNA window, taken from Antedon mediterranea chromosome 9, ecAntMedi1.1, whole genome shotgun sequence, encodes the following:
- the LOC140058947 gene encoding plasma membrane calcium-transporting ATPase 2-like, with amino-acid sequence MLSSQESYEMMASNSQFRFTKEQLKTLMHVKDVARALQIFQQKFGDEKMLCSGLNSNKDDGIHETDAHLHRERFGENIRKTERARTSISNLIVTTLFENWALVCVFILSLLSFGVSFLQENEDISREWALSLTNIILTVIILFFDIVQDILLERIVILINRLLRKEALAAKVFVTRNGLRKEIPVTKLVVGDVVSLYRGDVVPADGIMISAKDLEVNETAPLKTGVKMKKKETDPFLYAGSVVRKGSTKLVVTVVGKNTVGDYEDAKSVGIPRIVVRSISRNYGRQNNDDDDGRKKFRKRRRTQQATIEEEIETNDNSPDNVDSGSNGVLDSLDSRTGDAVNSIRNETDSLIPPQAESRNKAVLTSKLKKITNITKYIGVSVVVVFFLLSTIRFSIEVFVRLQLHWTSYYIKDYVEFLIISLMLYIFIRPRNQVLVVKRAIAHSLKGMLEDNLLFRNQDACELMGNITCICSNKTGVLTQSNMEVKKCYIADRLHDFEKRQSMSETIGPCANRYLGKINQEIMKLLQESIAVNSEYATQIYQIGNKLHQVGDQTDCALLNFIGEICYRTLRNKWPEERLEQAYTFDSNSRFMGTFIETEDANAEPIWRLYVKGAVEIIFNSCSYILDAEGQSQELTSELRDELKTTFKEMSLPGLRMVCLAYRDFAQKPSLKYSTKYDNVSHLTFISVIALSNPVRNNSRSAVESCQDGGINVRMLTGDDMNAAHDVAVDTGILNVKTDDLAMESRDFNQSLSQSRGKYNIMQRLKVLSRAHFDDKECIVGCVTGASRREVLAVTGRRSKEAALFEKSHIGLAMGTTATLDAKGAADIILQDDSFHSIKQAVMWGRHIWDSTAKYLQYQLSLAFSLVLAVIIGIACSTGTPLKSCHLLWLYFIINCAVIIILMRETPSQSAMQRVSQGWYKPLLSRIKLRFIIGHGVYQLLVILIIYLRGDNEMLFDIDNGQTTGVRSAASVHMTLVFNVTVLMTVVNAFNTRKVYGERNIVAETEGSQIKWIIFFFISISFQIVFIELFQSPFNTTSLHLSEWIWCFAIALSTLLWHQVIISIPTSRNAITPTKQNGTGLSRSVRFTREMEGPEVEVHV